cctttagtaccgggtcgtggctccaaccggtactaaaggggggtctttagtaccggttggtgccaccacccggtactaaaggggggcacttcccgccgcttggcctggccaaaacagacctttagtatcggttggtggcttcaaccggtactaaaaggtgtgttctatataagaaaacacttcaaatttttttttcagtttctcatctctccctctgcttctttctcctctgccccgtcgctgTCCGTGTCGCTGTCCGTCGCCGGcccggccgtccccgtccccgtcgtcctcgtcgccgcgccccgccccgtcgtcccgtcgtccccgcccggcccgtccccgtccccgtcgtcgccgccccgtccccatccccgtcgtcACCGCCCGTCTCCGTCCCCGTCGCTGCCCCCCGTTGCcgcgcctcgccggtgagctcctgccccggccgccatgtccacacacacattttatttttttgacatttccatcattttcttttagttattttaaaactgaaaaggcgatccagggggtgcaaagaaagttagtaatggcgcaccttcataaagtgcgccattactatgtgtatgacttggtcaaagttagtaatggcgcactttgtgtaggtgcgccattactaagtttgacatagtaatggcgcacctatgcaaagtgcgccattactaagtttgacgcagtcatacacatagtaatggcgcactttgtacaTGTGCACCATTACTATGTCAATTAGTAATGGCACGCTatcatgtggtgcgccactgctaataattttttttttcaaaactagtaatggcgcaccacacatcagatgcgccattagtaatatgtcaataatggcgcacctgtatgtggtgcgccattaatgtccatattagctatagcccttttcctagtagtgacatGTATGACATCATAATCTCCGCACTGGTCCACCTCCTCCTTCGACATTGGCATAGTTTCAGACTCATACGTCTTTACTGTTGCCAACTTGTCggttttttatatttatttattttgttaaATTATTCATTTGTGGTTGCGTGCATCTTAGCTATAGAGGCACATCCGACAATGCACAAGTCAGCTCAAGCTACATCTAGCAACACTATATCTCGTCAATAGATAATAGCATCTATAGCAGATTCCCTATCCTAAAATTTCAAAATGTATTCCTCATCCAAAAAAAACTATTTTCAGGGGATTATACTTTTCTTCATCTAGCAAGTTCCCTATAGCTTTATCTCTCAAAAAATTATTTTGCCAATCGATTCAAACCTTTGCTCAAATAATTGAAACAAATTCATCACATTTCAAAGCAACATAAACTATTCAATGCACCACAGCATAATTGAACTACGAGCATAGATAAAGTCCAACTGATCCATCAAACAACTAAACATAACCATAATTTGTGCTAAAAGGTACCGAATGAATGAGTTCGTTGAAAAAACCAAACACATGGTGGACAAAAAGATCATAGTTCACATACGAACATTCTTTTGTAAAAGTGAACAACTTTTGAAAATGCAAACAATCTATGAATATTTTCCGAAATCTTGAACAATTTTGAAATTAaaaacattttctgaaaacaTGGAGAATTGTTGATTTTTTTGGAATAGCGAATCATTTTAGAAATGTCAACCATTTTCTGAAAAtctgaacaatttttaaaattatgaacatttttagaaATTATGAGTATTTTTCTTAGAAAATGCAATTAAAAAAAATTAACATGTTTTGAGAATATGTGAGTTTTGGGGAAAATTATAAAagaataagaaaataaaaaaaacataAACACAAGTAAAGTAAGCTAATGTGAAAAAAATGCTcaaggaaccttctagaaggttctaAAACCGGTAAAAACCTAAGCCGGCCCATATCTTGATGTTCGCTCGGTCGCATGTACGTCTTGTCAACAGTTTGCAAGGTGGCGAATAGGGAATTCCGGCTAAGCAAGCGACGCTAAATCCTGCGCCCTCTGCACCCGCTATAGTACAATAGTGCTGCGATCCAAACGGGGGACGTCCTGCTTAATTGTACACTGCAGTAACCACCCCGCCATCCCCAACTGGACGTGCTAGCTTTCATCTTTTTATGTCTTTTCTTCGTtaatttttcttttgtttttatttcgttttttgtttttatttttcttcttcctgggtttgacgaacgtttttttttcaaattcgatgaactttttccaaatttaaagaactttttttccaatccgatgaacttttttaagattggtgaaattttttcaaaatcgatgaactgtTTTTCAAATCTATGGTATTTTTTAAAAAGTGATGAAGTTTTCCcaatttcatgaacttttttccGAAATTTGATGCAAAAATCAATGAACTTCTCCAAATCGAGGAActgtttttcaaatttgatgatttttttttgaaaagttaACACAGTCAACTGCAAAGCGGTCAAACGTTTAATGGTCAACACAGTCAACTCAATTGAACGATCAAAGCGGTCAATTGAACTGAACGAGCGAGTTTCTTTTTGTGGAGCGATCGAAGGAAGGAGAGCTCCTCCTTGGCGCCTTCAGCGCCCGCTGGCGATTCCAGCGCCCACTGTGTCACTAGCATGGGCCTGGCCCAGCAGCGAACGCTGGCTGCTGCCGCTCGCTTGATCGCTGGCTATCGCTGCCCGCTCGATCGCTGGCTCCCGCTTGATCTTTTTTTCTTCATTCTAAAAATGCTACAGTACAGACTATTTTTCTTAGAAAAAACCGGTTTGCTACTGTATGTACACTTGTCttagaaaaaagttcatcaactttaaaaataagttcattgaatttgaaaaaaaaaaatcatcgtgtttcaaaaaagttcatcgagtttgaaaaaagttcatcgagtttcaaaaaagttcatcgagtttgagaaaaagttcatcgagcttcaaaaaagttcatcgagcttcaaaaaagttcatcgagtttgagaaaaagttcatcgagCTCAAAAACTGTTCATCgagtttgaaaaaagttcaccgagttagaaaaaagttcatcgagattttaaaaaagttcattgattttaaaaaaagttcatcgaatttgagaaAAAGTTCACCAAAATTTGAAATATAAATTTCATCGaatttgagaaaaagttcatAGATTTTGCATCAAACCCAGgaagaaagagaaaaaagaaaaacggaaaatggaaaaaggaaaaaggaaaaaggaaaaaagaaaagacaaggaagaaaagaacaagaaagatgcaCGTAACCACATTACGCTTGCTAGCGTGGTGGTTAGTGATGTGTGCTGCTGAAGCAGGAGGTTGCTTGTTCGAATCCCGGTTCACCCGCTTTTCTTTTGCTTCGCGATTTTTGCGGGAAGCAAAACGGGCCGGCCCAAAAACGCGACGCGAGGAGAGGGGGGTATGCGCCCGATTGCGGGAACAACTAAAACGGGCGAGGCGCCAAATAGGATTTAGCTGAAGGAAGGGATCGATCCAGATAAGTGGGCCGGCCCAAGTGAGCTTGGACATAAGCGCCATGAGGCAAAAGCAGTGCATAAGGCACCAATGAAGAGGACTCGCAAGCGACACGCGTTCGGAGGCGAGAGTGGTTCATGGGCTGGCCCGACATGTTAGGCGAGCAATATTAACGCTCATCAGTACTACCTCTATATACCATTTTTTATTCAATTTGCATGGGATTCAGGTAGCACCGCGAGTGCCATCGATAAACCATCTTTTGTTCGTCGATGACAGCCTGTTGGTCTTCAAGGCAAACGATATGGGTGCTACAGAGGGAACCTAGTTCTGTACATATACTATCAAGCAACAGGGCAACGAATCAATTACTCGAGGTCTTCAATTTTCTTCAGTAAAGGGTTGTCGGATACCACACGCCAAGAAATAAAGTCTCTCCTCAACGTCCCAAATGAAACCTTGGGCGAGAACTAATTGGGCATGCCGTCCGACATTGGAAATTCCAAGAACGGGGCCTTCAAGTATCTAAAGGACCGATTATGGAGTAAGATTCAGGGCATGTCCAGTCCCAGAGGTGCAAGCCATGGAAGCAGCGTGAGGTCCAATCCTATGCCCGAGAGGTTCATATATCTCAGGCTCTCCCAAGATCACAATAAATTTGAAGGATGGCCATCACTTTGGATATCCAACAAATTCGAACAGAGATCAAGTGCTCCAGATGCTCCAAAGAAAATAGGGATAGACGCCTGTTAAATATGTTTTCCGGCCATGGTATTGCTGATCACAAATCGACTCATTATTTCCATGTTGGAGCTCCAGGACATGTCCAGTCCGGTTGCTGCACCGGACACCGCTCCACTAGCAGTAGTCGCTGCCTTTCCGCCACGAGACGCTGCTCTGGGCCATGGAGAGAACCGCTGCTACCGGACCTCTAGGTGCGTCAGATATGCATGAATGGGCAGGATCAATTGACCAATCTATTTCAATATACCCCCTTGAAACGTTTGCATCTAGCCCCTGAAAACATCATGTCTTTGCAACTTACTCTCCACGTCCAATGGATTAGCATATAGGCAGGCCAGCAAATTGACATATACCCCCTTGAAACGGTTGCATCTAGCCGCTGGAAACATCATGTCTTTGCATCGAGTAAAGTATATATAGCCAGCGTCATAGAACATTGTTCTGAATCAAAAGAGCCGGAGAGCATTTCACAGCCAATTGGCATATGTGTGAGATAAACCAAGAAAAGTAGCTTTCCTGACTGTGAAAAGATAAACAACAAACTCACTGAATACAACATGTGCGTGAATGGGTGTTGCAAAATCTCTTTTCACAAACTAGGTGCTTGACTAAAACAAACAAATATAGTCACTTTCAGTGCAATCAAGAAGCAATATTTAATTTCTCCGAAGTTCCGAAGTTCTAAATTTTAAGTTTCAAAGAAGAGCAGATTGCTTAACACTTCTTTGGAACTGAGTGGCCATTCTAGAGGAAGCTGTACACAATTGTATGAAATGTTTCAGAGAAACAAAAGTAAACTGCAAATCGATGTTTGGCCATCAACCTATTGTAAAATTGGGGATGCGTTGACAATACTGTCCATGGGTAGAAACAAAGGCAAACTGCTAACCGATGTTCGGCCTCTCCTTCTCTCTTATTCAGCATCAATATCTCTAAACCACAGTCGGCCATGTCCTAGAACCAAGTGACCGAGGTGAGAGGTAAAAACATAATCAAAATGATCAAAATGATATGCTCAGGACTATGATCAAAATATAAAACATGTCAACCCTTAAAATACCAAATCAATAGTATTAGATTTATCATGAAATATATTTTCATATGATATGTGTACTATTCCTACATGTTGTAGATATAGATAATTTTCTCTGTAGTTTCGGTTAAAATTTATGAAGTTTGATTTTTCCTGAAAGTCAATGCGCAATATATGACGGAAAAGGTAGCTTCCTCGATGGCTCCATGGTGCGATGTGATTATTGCCGTCCGATGTCATGCATGAATCGCAGAAATTTGCCAACGTGGCCTGACATGAGAGAATCATTCGCTCCCTTGTGTTTCATGCGCGACACGTTCATCACCGTCAGATTTGCTAGACTCCACCTTCTTGGATCTTCTAGTCACAAACAATTTTCAAAGAGAAACACGGATTGAAAGAAAGAATGGATGCTTGTATTTTGATAATTTGTTCAGGCTTATATACTGTCTGAACAGTCGTTTACAATGTCAGTTGTTACATGTTTCCATCCTACGGAAGAGGTAAACTGCCATACACAATGTTTGGACAAAGTAGGTCTTCCAACTGCTGGTAGTTTAGCCTAAAGATAACGCTAATTGTCTATTAGCCTAATGCTAACTACCCATGACAATTTTGACCAACAGATAGCCAACACCACGTCATCCCCTTTCCATCTCGTTCGGATTCGTCGCTATCTTGAAGCCTATGCTCTACAATATGTTTACCGTGGTAGGTAGGGGAGATTCTACAACAACTCTCATCGCTCGCTCGGGGATTGGCTACGAGCTACATCATGCGTGAGACTTCCCTGAGAAAGCACATATTGGGGGGTATTAGGGGTGTTGATTTCGGATGAGGAAATTTGAAGCCTCACTGGACTACAATCTATCTGACGCCAACATCTACGCGTGAGATTTTCCATGAGAAAGCACATATTGGGGGGATTAGAAAAAATGTTTATAATATAAAAACTATATAGAAAATAAAATATGCCAAATGAAAAAAATcaggaagaaagaaaaaagaaggaaaacCAAAGCCAAAATACGACACaggaaaaagaggaaaaaactCATCAGCAGCCAACGACCGAGAACAACACAGCGAACCCACGCGTACATATCCTAAAAAAAGACGCcgataagtgccacacgtgtgggcgttagggGGGCTGCCCACACATTTTGTGTGGTGTATAAAAGGAACAGCCCACACACCCACGTGTGGGCAAAAAAAGTAATGCCCACACACCTCTTTTTTCCCTCCCGACCCCTCTCACACGGGTGCGTGTGGGCGtatagataacgcccacacgccccgtacgtcaggcctcgtacctcgtggtcccgcatgcccgcgtgacagtcaccgcgcgtcctgcagttgccatggtccagaccctcgtccatgttcgtttaactgcagttgccatgtcgctgaacttcggttgccatgtcagacaactacagttgccatggtgcTCAACTGCAGTTGTCATGTATGATCTGTTCTACTGTAGTTGCCATGATTtcaaaactttaggagttgccacccacTAAACACTagcagttgccatgtagcactacaagaaggcatggcaaaaaaacatgttcgggtaaaaaagagagttgccatgtgctcacaagcacgctagggcagttgccatgtaaaagaaagagttgccatctgcttacgtgcacgctacggcagttgccatgtaccatgcaaaaacacatggcaactcgggtaaaaaagagttgccatctgcttacaagcaaagCTAGGGCAGTTGTCATATACCTGCAGAAACACATGGCAACTACCAGCTTTGGGTGTGGGCTaggagacgggcgtgtgggcgaagtgataaacgcccacacaccagcccccgTGTGGTGAAAAAAGGACGTGTGGGCGACCGgatgaatgcccacacaccagcttagtcctacgtggcacacaaaaACTGCTAAAACGCGCCAAGATTCGTGCAGAATTGGTTGGACGAGGATCCATGCGTGTGGGCGAGTTGCCagacgcccacacgtgtgggcgttaacaTTTTCGTAAAAAAAAAGAAGAACCCACGTGTACATGACCGGCCCACCTTCCTCCGCTGCGAGCGATGAGAGTTGTTGGGGCATAGACGCGACTGCTTGACGCCCGCCAATGCCCCCAACAACCCCAGCCGCAACCACgattccgccgccgccgccgagctcttcACTTCGGGCACCGCTGCTGCTGCGAGGCGACACTATGAGGATTTTGACGATGTTGCCATGCCAGATGCCGCAAGCATGGTGCCGTGCAGTCGATGAGAGCGAGAGGGAGGCACGGCCGCACGGGTAGTGATGCGCGATGCGTGCGTGAGCATTGCCCAAGGTTGATAGAGGGTCACGCCTCACGCGGCTACTGATTATTTCATATCTACAGCCGGCTGGCGCCTAGCGCCGGCCAACGCGGCCGAACACCGAACGTCCGCGTTCTCCCACCTGCTCCCTTGTTTCTACCAAGTCTCTTTCTCCTACCAAACTCCCACCATAGGTTGAGTCATAGCAGAGAGGAAAAGAAAGCAGACACAAATTCGCAGCGCGGCGCGGCTCCGGCTTCCTGTAAACGTAGCCAGGTGTCGCCGGCGCCGGTCCTTACCGCCGCCGCGCCAGGAGATGATGCTGCCCGGGCATGCCTTGTGCCGCGCTGAACAAGGTAAGCCAGACTCCCCTTATCTGAGCTCACTCCAAGGTTGCGTTGCAACACCGGGACCCGTGCTTGATGTCTTGTTTGCTTTGCTTCGTTAGAGAATCTCCAACAGATGCGCTAGATTAGCCGCGCGCTGAAAAAAACGACTATATTGCGTGATCGAAACTGGCGCTCGAGCAGACAAACCTGTTGGAAAGTCGGACTTTGCTTAGCGTTTCTGTGGGGGTGTGAGGTGACGGCAATTCAGTGTTCGCCGTGGTGGCTGTTCTAGGATCTTCGTTGCCCCGCTTGTTCACTGTCCAAATCGTTTGGAGCTCGGTTGGGAGTCGTGGGAATGGTGGAGGTGAGTAGCTCCTGCGCTGCCCTTGCTTTGCTGTGTAGCGGGAGCCTAATCAGGGAATGCTTCAAGAGCTTAGAATTGTCTCATGCCATGAACCCGTGTCTTTGATGGAACATTTGCACTATATTTTCTTGCCCGTTCTTATTAAATAGCCCTGCTTCAGTACTCCCGCCGTTAAAAAAtacttgtcgtggttttagttaGCTCAAAAGATCCGTTGCTCATTGGTGGAACACTTCACTGTATTTTTTTAACCGTTCTTATCAAATAGTGCTGCTTCAGTAGGTAGATCTGTTTCTAGAGAGAACTAGTTAATTATTGGCTTAATAAGGAATGCTTTGGAGGCAATCGAGACGATAAGTATTCTGAGTGTCCTTAATTCACCATCGCTTTGAGATAAACATAAGTGTGTCTGTTCTGTACTTAAAAAAAAAGTCTGTACTCTAGCCTCATTTCGCATCAACTCAGTTAAATTAAAAGTATGTACTCTAGCCTCATTTCGCATCAACTCAGTTAAATTGCATTAGTGGTAGATGGTCTTGAAAACATTTCGACCTGACTAGTTAGAAAGGCAGGTTGtgtattactccctccgtcccataatataagagcgctTTTGACACTAATGGGCCATGCGGACCATGGGCTGTTCACACTAATTCTGTAGATATGTGAGTTCATATCAATTAGTTGCACTTCTCAGCATACCCCTATCTTAATTAAGATGATGCTGATTGGTTGGTTGTACTGTTTCTTGGCAGGACTGTTTGAAGATGCTCCAAGGAAACTTTTATTTAATTTCTTGGTCGTTATATTGGCTCTGGAATTTATCAATAAGGCTGATTTGATTGCCAAAACATCGGCTCTAAAGGCTGACACTCACACTCCTATTATGTCTGCTTCACAAGAATGGAGTTCAGTTCGGCCCATGGTATCCCAAACCAAAGTTGTCACAAGTATTGCAATGAGTCAGCATAGACAAAAGAAGCCATATTCATCACCATCAGCTCTATCATCTGTGCACTCTCCTATCTCTGCGCCGAGCTATAGCTCCATCTCGGGTGCTTCTGAACTCTCTTTTGATTCACTGGACCTGTTCGATCCTTCGATGCAGCACAACAGGCGCTCAGCAGAAGAGGTTCCTGCTCATGTGGATGCTGACCTCCCTGATGCAGCTTCGAATACTAGTACAGCTCCTTCTGGAGTGGTGCAGCCCCCACTATCTCCATACGATGGTAACTTTTCAAGTTTTCCTAGATCCTGAAATAATTTAATTCCAAATGATTTCATCATGTCAAACATGACTACAAATTACATAAAAGGTGATACTTGTGTATTTTAATCTAATCTGCATCTTCCTCATTTGGGAAAGTAGCACCATGTGACTGATCGTAATATCAATTGTCTTACCCATAGTTTTAAATAGCACGCTATGCCTCTTAGCGGCGGACCTTTTCTAAACGCTATAGCGCGCTATTTAAAATGTGTGTTCATGTATTTGGAACAAAGTGCCTTAGCACAGTACCTCTTCTAAACGCTATAGCGTGTCATAACAGAGCTATATCGCGCTATTTAAAACCACTCTTACCTGGCTGTAAATTATATAAGCTTGTTAGCTTTTATTAGTTCAAGCATAATGTTTTGATCCATCATTTTGGAATGGTGACTGATGAAATGGTTGGTAGCAGTTTCATAAATAATCAATGGTGATGGATAACATTTGACATCAATCATAGATACTTATGTATGTTAGTACACCCTGATATTTGCTCTAGATGCGCTGTCGTACAGTCAAATATGTTATATAATTCACTCTCTGTTTCACTAGGCTGTTGTGCTCCGAACATGGTACAGAGACGAGGTAGCGAGAACTGCCATTGTGTTTACCCGGTAAGAGTTGTGCTCTTTCTTCACAATGTTTCCTTGAATTCAAATTGGAGCAACGAATTTCTTGAGGAGCTTGCGTCACATCTCAACTTGCGGGTTACTCAGTTTGAGATTGTAAATTTCTATGTTGTTGGAACTTCTGGGCTAAATATGACAATGGACATAGCTCCCCACACTGGAAATAGCTTCTCATCCGAACAAGTTACTGCGATGAATTATTCTCTTAGCCTGCATACAATTCGGATCAATCCAGTACTGATTGGGGACTACAATCTTCTTGATCTAGTGTGGTTCAGGCCATTGGCTCCAGCTCCTGGTAATCCTTTGACACCTTGACATTCTTCTATGTGTTACAAAGCTGTAGATCTTTTAGTGTCTAATTAAGGTAGAGAAACTGGAATTCCACTTCATTTAGTTCTCTTTTAATTATGTCCGATTGTCGACTGCTTGAACCTTGAACCACCAACTTGTCCATTCTATCTGTCAGATGCAAACTCAAACAATCCTCGATGACACATCTTACTACTCATCCGGTTTGAAGATCTTGCTACTCATTCGAGCATTTCTGATCGCTGTAAATCAAGCCTGTCAGATCTAACTATGAATCGTCAGTTCCCTCACGTTTCTTCAGGTGTGGCAATGCCTGTAATTTGAATAAAGTTGTTCAGGTTAGTGGTTAAACTGAAACCCATCTTGAACCAGGAACCTTGCCTCGGACTACTTGTTCTCGACTTAGTTGGCACTGGAAACTTGAACCAATTTATTTCTGGCGAACACCCACATAGATGGATTTAACTGATTTATTCACGGGACTGCTCGACAGGAACCACCTTATGGTTGTGGGCAAGACATATCCATATGAATGATGTGTGTTGAACTGCTTAGCATATTGACAGCAAACAAATCCATCCGTGGCTGATAATATCATCTGTTTAGCACCGTGACCTATTCAGAAGTAGATCATCAACATCTTCTCCTGTGAACACTAGTTAAGTTGTGTTCGTCACTTGACAGTATTCGCTTACACATTGGCATTGACTATTCTGACCTGAAATTGCCAATGACACCTGAACAATCACACCAATCTGATCTCAAAACGAATTCATCACCACTAATCCTAAAACTGACAAGAGGCTTCCCTATTGGTCACTATAAGATCAACTTCAAGTGATGATCTTTTCTTGAGAAAATAAGAACTGGCCCTTATTTTTCATGTATAAACTTATCTCTCTCAGAGGTTAATGGTTATGCATAGAAAACAACGGCCTTTCTTATTCTAGAGAAAACAACAGTGGTTGTTCCTGTAACAGAAATTACTAATGTGCTAGACTGGTAGATGAATAGCAAGTTAATTCTGTTCAAATGTGTACGATAAACAAAAGGAATATATTTGTCCGTCCTTTAACAAGCTCTGCTTCAATTGTATGTATTTAGTAGTTGTGTCCAGTTTATTTGAAAAGTGCACGAGTTCTTGACACACTGGTTAATTCTGGAGTTTATGACGCATATACAAATAGGTTTGCCAAAAGGGTCTTTAACTAGAATATTTCCACACATTTTGCAAGATGCAATCACTAACTAGAAGATTGTAGAAGTTACTTCCCCGTTTGATGCCTTTTCCCCTCCAAAATTTTGATGCAGATGCAATAGCAGGCAGCTCGAGCGTACTTATGCTTCTTTTTGCATTTTGGTTGGGCTACAGGAAGTACGGATCCAAAAGGAAATCAAAGGAGAGAGCAAAGATTGAGTCCATCCTACAAAAGAATGGAACTGTCCATTTGAAACGGTACACTTATGCCCAAGTGAAAAGAATAACGAGATCTTTTGCTGAAAAGCTAGGTCAAGGTGGATTTGGTGCTGTTTACAGAGGCGACCTCTTTGATGGTCGTCAGATAGCAGTCAAAATACTCAAGGACTACAAGACTGATGGGGAGGATTTCATCAATGAGGTAGCTAGCATTAGTAGAACTTCTCACGTTAACGTTCTTAATCTCTTAGGATTTTGCTTGGAAGGATCTAAAAGGGCATTAATTTATGACTATATGCCTAATGGTTCACTTGAAAAGTATGCCTTCAAGGATGGCTCTAAAGGTGGAAATACTTTAGGTTGGGAAAAATTATTTGATATAGCAGTGGGCATTGCTCGAGGACTTGAATATCTCCACAGAGGATGCAATACCCGCATGGTGCATTTTGATATCAAGCCCCACAACATTCTATTGGATCAAAATTTCTGTCCAAAGATTTCTGATTTTGGACTAGCCAAGCAGTGCCTCAATAAAGAAAGTGTTATTTCCATTGGTGGTGCAAGAGGAACAATAGGCTATATAGCCCCCGAGGTTTATTCGAAGCAATTTGGAACAGTAAGTACTAAGTCTGATGTTTACAGTTATGGAATGATGGTTCTTGAGATGGTTGGGGCAAGGGACAAGAATATCAGCCAAAATAGTGAATCTACCAGCCAATATTTCCCACAATGGATTTATGAACATTTAGATGAATATTGTCTTAGTGCTTCCGAGATAAATGGAGGGACCTCAGAGATTGTAAGGAAGATGATAGTGGTAGGGAGGTGCATACAGTTGAGTCCTACAGATCGTCCAACAATGACTAGAGTTGTCGAGATGCTTGAAGGGAGCACAACTAACATCGAATTGCCACCAACGGTGCTCTTGAGTTGATAGGTTTGTATTGTTCTCCGGCACTTGCTCAAGTATTGCATAATTTGTGAGAAAGATTGGAAATTTTTAATTCTTAAATGATGGACTGAAAATTTAAAGACTTCCGAGTGCCATTTGTGTGTATGCAGTGGGGATTCCACCAAATTATTGACCGAGTGTGACCATATTTGTGGAGACATATTCTAATTGGGCCTAGCAATTGGCAGCTCATGACGGGCGTGAGGGCGTGTGCacgtttttcttcttcttttttctcctGGTTTTgttgtttttctatttttattatAAATTTTCCTCTCGGTAGTGTTTTTTAGAAAATTTGATTACTTTTAAATATACAAACTTTTTTAATTTATCATATATTTCTAATTCGTGAAAATTTCTTAAAATTTTGTGATTTTTAAAATTCGTAAACACTTTTGCAAATTCCTGagtattttatttttttgaacatTATTCCAAATCTGTCATAATTTTGAAAATTTATGAATCTTTTAAATCCGTGAATTTTTTATTTCACCaactttttcaaaactgaaaATGATAAAAGATAGCATTCTTTTCCAAGCCAGCAGGAGTGAACCAGAGGATTGTGGGCCGTGGCCCGTGCCCATTTTTGTGGCAACCTGGCCCTTAAAGCGCAAAATAGGAGCATTTTCTATTTACCGCGCATTGCGACTTAATATCGAGTCTTACATAGAGCCTACGAGCGAGTGGCTGGACTGGGCCATCTCAGTTTTGGTTTTTTTAGAAAGCA
The sequence above is drawn from the Aegilops tauschii subsp. strangulata cultivar AL8/78 unplaced genomic scaffold, Aet v6.0 ptg000641l_obj, whole genome shotgun sequence genome and encodes:
- the LOC109747100 gene encoding LEAF RUST 10 DISEASE-RESISTANCEUS RECEPTOR-LIKE PROTEIN KINASE-like 2.3, coding for MMLPGHALCRAEQGLFEDAPRKLLFNFLVVILALEFINKADLIAKTSALKADTHTPIMSASQEWSSVRPMVSQTKVVTSIAMSQHRQKKPYSSPSALSSVHSPISAPSYSSISGASELSFDSLDLFDPSMQHNRRSAEEVPAHVDADLPDAASNTSTAPSGVVQPPLSPYDGCCAPNMVQRRGSENCHCVYPVRVVLFLHNVSLNSNWSNEFLEELASHLNLRVTQFEIVNFYVVGTSGLNMTMDIAPHTGNSFSSEQVTAMNYSLSLHTIRINPVLIGDYNLLDLVWFRPLAPAPDAIAGSSSVLMLLFAFWLGYRKYGSKRKSKERAKIESILQKNGTVHLKRYTYAQVKRITRSFAEKLGQGGFGAVYRGDLFDGRQIAVKILKDYKTDGEDFINEVASISRTSHVNVLNLLGFCLEGSKRALIYDYMPNGSLEKYAFKDGSKGGNTLGWEKLFDIAVGIARGLEYLHRGCNTRMVHFDIKPHNILLDQNFCPKISDFGLAKQCLNKESVISIGGARGTIGYIAPEVYSKQFGTVSTKSDVYSYGMMVLEMVGARDKNISQNSESTSQYFPQWIYEHLDEYCLSASEINGGTSEIVRKMIVVGRCIQLSPTDRPTMTRVVEMLEGSTTNIELPPTVLLS